Proteins encoded together in one Malaclemys terrapin pileata isolate rMalTer1 chromosome 16, rMalTer1.hap1, whole genome shotgun sequence window:
- the LOC128824894 gene encoding uncharacterized protein LOC128824894, whose product MTERGHDQDALQCKVKVKELRNAYRKAREANNCSGAAPTTCRFCKELDVILGGDPTSILSTTVDTSEPSSTRQEEEQSRSECAEAEEGTPESLDACSQELFSSQEEGSQSRQPALGEGQTPEEVPDATLRSQPSMLSPAERLQRIRKRPRRSKEDMLHEVMQHSSNENQKVQEWQESKRRIRQQNEECWHKSMVLRQQSMDRLISIMEHQADSIQALVAMQEEHYRAPLPPAALVPKLSLVPPFRLQPTFPNIRVLTANTCSFTTQP is encoded by the exons atgacagaaaggggccatgaccaggacgctCTGCAGTGCAAGGTTAAAGTAAAGGAAttgcggaatgcctaccgcaaagcccgtgaGGCAAATAactgctccggtgctgcccccacaaCCTGCCGTTTCtgcaaagagctggatgtgatacttgggggtgaccccacctccattctGAGTACCActgtggacacttcagagcccagttcaacaagacaggaggaggagcaaagcaggAGCGAGTGTGCTGAGGCGGAGGAAGGCACCccagaatccctagatgcatgcagccaggagctgttctcaagccaggaggaaggtagccagtcgcggcAGCCAgcgcttggggaaggacaaacaccagaggaggttcccg atgcaaccttgagatctcagccgtccatgttatcaccggctgaaagactccaaagaatcagaaagaggccacgtagaagcaaggaagacatgttgcatgaagtaatgcagcattcaagtaatgaaaatcaaaaagtgcaggagtggcaggAGAGTAAAAGGAGGATCCGCCAGCAGAACGAGGAGTGCTGGCATAAAAGCATGGTGCTCCGGCAGCAAAGCATGGATCGGCTGATAAGCAtaatggagcaccaagcagactctatccaggcgctcgtagccatgcaggagGAGCATTatcgcgcccccctcccccctgcagcccttgtcccaaaactttcccttgtgcccccatttcgcctccaacccactttccccaacatccgggttcttactgccaacacctgtagcttcaccacccagccctga